From the Lathyrus oleraceus cultivar Zhongwan6 chromosome 4, CAAS_Psat_ZW6_1.0, whole genome shotgun sequence genome, one window contains:
- the LOC127135180 gene encoding F-box/kelch-repeat protein At3g06240 gives MRRFMNFMLLVQKTMRKRRRRERRMVKKKKRKTKKTTPTQLKQYVPQELIIEILLNLPVKSLIRFQCLSKAWFSLISDPDFAKYHFQFAPHTRRIEFISNDLQQTTSIDFEEHLDLRNAIVKRCNFLDPQAESLIPIISSCRGFIFFHHSSSFCILNPCTKVHRQIPLAPGEFETNIELYHFYYLYGFGYDELRDDYLVVSVSFFPDVEDLSRLEYFSLKDNKWKEIKDTYFHFTSDKIDPRVGSLFNDAIHWLALHSDSLMEVIIAFDLTERKLFEMAYPNGVEHKSDHCELWVFGEFLSLWAMDCENNSIEIWLMKEYNVPSSWIKAIILPMEILSPHQFTPICSTKNGDIIGTDGENILLRYNDEGETIEGSSYCCFPDSAVSNGSPSIMYTESLLSLPGDDMQAYEDDSD, from the coding sequence ATGAGAAGGTTCATGAACTTCATGTTATTAGTGCAGAAAACAATGAGAAAAAGACGAAGACGAGAAAGACGCATGGTGAAGAAAAAGAAGAGAAAGACGAAGAAGACAACACCTACACAACTGAAACAGTATGTGCCTCAAGAATTGATAATTGAAATCCTTCTAAATTTACCGGTGAAGTCTCTTATTCGTTTCCAATGCCTTTCTAAAGCATGGTTTTCTCTTATCTCTGATCCCGACTTTGCCAAATATCATTTTCAATTTGCACCACACACTCGTAGGATTGAATTCATATCAAATGATTTACAACAAACAACATCTATAGATTTTGAAGAACATCTTGACTTAAGGAATGCTATTGTTAAACGGTGCAATTTTTTGGATCCCCAGGCTGAATCTCTTATTCCAATTATAAGTTCCTGCAGAGGCTTTATATTTTTCCATCATTCTTCAAGCTTCTGCATATTGAATCCATGCACCAAAGTTCACAGACAAATACCTTTAGCTCCGGGTGAATTTGAAACAAATATAGAGTTATATCATTTCTATTATCTATATGGTTTTGGATATGATGAGTTAAGAGATGATTACTTAGTGGTTTCAGTGTCTTTTTTTCCAGACGTGGAAGATCTTTCACGTTTGGAATATTTCTCATTGAAAGATAACAAGTGGAAGGAAATCAAGGATACTTACTTCCATTTTACGAGCGACAAGATTGATCCCAGAGTTGGATCGCTCTTTAACGATGCTATTCATTGGTTGGCTTTACATTCTGATTCACTGATGGAGGTTATTATTGCATTTGATTTAACGGAAAGGAAACTTTTTGAGATGGCTTATCCAAATGGTGTAGAGCATAAGTCTGACCATTGCGAGTTGTGGGTATTTGGAGAATTTCTTAGTTTATGGGCTATGGATTGTGAAAATAATAGTATTGAAATATGGTTGATGAAAGAATACAACGTGCCTTCGTCTTGGATTAAGGCTATCATTCTCCCTATGGAAATCCTATCTCCTCATCAATTTACTCCAATATGCTCTACAAAAAATGGTGATATCATCGGAACAGATGGTGAGAATATATTGTTGAGGTATAACGACGAAGGAGAGACTATAGAGGGTTCCTCATACTGTTGCTTTCCAGATAGTGCAGTTTCAAATGGATCCCCATCGATAATGTATACAGAATCTTTGCTTTCACTCCCTGGTGATGATATGCAAGCTTATGAAGACGATTCAGACTAG